A genomic window from Streptomyces broussonetiae includes:
- a CDS encoding class I SAM-dependent methyltransferase yields the protein MTTDEGEQYGAEEDPYALVLRPAWAPVFLRLANGRRIRMPVRRWHEPPTADDETVLERCVGPVLDVGCGPGRLCRELLSRGVFALGVDIAPRAVALTCAQGGLALCRSVFDRLPAERAWQTILLIDGNIGIGGDPYGLLRRCGGLLAPTGRLVIEAEPEDVEECSAVRYEGPHGRCGPPFPWARLGLRAVHGVAADLAFNVTDQWTSGHRRFATLMHARIGI from the coding sequence ATGACAACCGACGAGGGCGAGCAGTACGGCGCGGAGGAGGATCCTTATGCGCTGGTTCTGCGTCCGGCCTGGGCTCCGGTGTTCCTGCGGTTGGCGAACGGTCGCCGGATCCGGATGCCGGTGCGCCGCTGGCATGAACCACCCACGGCGGACGACGAGACCGTGCTGGAGCGGTGTGTCGGCCCCGTTCTCGATGTCGGTTGCGGACCGGGGCGGTTGTGCAGGGAACTTCTGAGCCGGGGCGTCTTCGCCCTGGGAGTGGACATCGCGCCCCGCGCGGTCGCGCTGACCTGCGCCCAAGGCGGACTGGCACTGTGCCGGTCGGTCTTCGACCGGCTGCCGGCCGAGAGGGCCTGGCAGACGATTCTGCTCATCGACGGCAACATCGGTATCGGAGGTGATCCTTACGGCCTGCTGCGCCGCTGTGGCGGGCTCCTGGCCCCGACTGGACGCCTCGTCATCGAGGCCGAGCCCGAAGACGTCGAAGAGTGCTCGGCCGTTCGGTACGAGGGCCCTCATGGTCGCTGTGGGCCGCCCTTTCCCTGGGCGCGGCTGGGGCTGCGTGCGGTCCACGGGGTCGCTGCGGACCTTGCCTTCAACGTCACCGACCAGTGGACGAGCGGGCACCGCCGCTTCGCCACCCTCATGCACGCGCGGATCGGCATCTGA